In a single window of the Candidatus Methylomirabilis limnetica genome:
- a CDS encoding carboxypeptidase-like regulatory domain-containing protein, whose translation MLKMGWRKLRFTGAGIALTATLAFFGPIPADAGLISGRVNDTNGKFQAGGTFRVKDSAGKVVNDRVKTDERGGYSIFLPPGNYTVEFSDGRSAVIQSHSEPLQQNIYLK comes from the coding sequence ATGCTGAAGATGGGGTGGCGCAAGCTCAGGTTCACTGGCGCTGGCATCGCACTCACGGCAACCCTGGCCTTCTTTGGGCCGATCCCTGCCGATGCCGGCTTGATATCCGGGCGCGTCAATGATACGAATGGGAAATTTCAAGCGGGGGGGACTTTCCGCGTGAAAGATTCTGCGGGCAAGGTCGTCAACGACCGTGTGAAGACGGATGAGCGCGGGGGGTATAGTATCTTCCTACCTCCTGGCAACTATACAGTGGAGTTTAGCGATGGCAGGAGCGCAGTGATCCAGAGCCATTCAGAACCGCTTCAGCAAAATATCTACCTCAAGTAA